The genome window CAACGCAATTCACCTATCTCAGAGCAACAGCTGGAAGCCGGATTTGCTGCACTCCCATCCAAGATGCACCAAACGTCTTCGAGATTGTTGCGCATGACGGAAGATGATCGCCCATTTACAAAGGtatggaaagaaaagaaaaccgGAGCCTCTTCAATAATCAATCTCAGCATGATACATAGAATGCTCAAAAGTTTGGAGACAATATTTGTTGACGATTTGGGCTTTTTTTTCTGTAGGATTTTATGGACCTTTTCTCGACCCTTATGGTCAGTTTGAAACTGGATTCGCATCGTGTGAGATTTACGAAATATGATCACACTTTCACAAGCGAGGAagccatcaacaacctcgGTTCGCTCAAGTTCTCCCAATCGAACCGCATGCCTGATCCCAAGGATCCCTCTCGCATTGTGACCACTACTACAACCACCACCTTTTCTATGGCCAAGGAGATGGCTCGCTCGGTATGCCAGCGTTTCGTTGACGCCCGCTTTATCGAACCCGTCGATGGCAAAGCACTCCCGATATTCCCACTGAAAGGCGCGTTGTTTCAGCTCACTCCGAAGGGCATAAATATCTTGCAGAGATTCTGCCAGAGAAATGGCATTACCGCCCGACATGTGATAGATGTGCTGGAATCCCCTCGCAACACGATGCAACTCGTCAATCTGGAGCGCGACACGGAGACTGATAAACTGTCGCATGACCGAGCTACCATCGAAGTCATTTTTCGCCGCTTTGCCGGTCAGGATGGACCCAATGTGAAGAGTAGTATTTCTACCTCGGATTCTGATTCGTTGAGTGACTACTCAAACGGTCTTGTTGGGGTaaagatggccaaggaaCGGAAAATCAACGACAAGATCTACATGAACACCTTCACCGGGAAGGCTGCCGTGGACTGGCTGATGGATTGTTCGACAACCATTGAACGCCGGGAAACCGTCCTTATTGCGGAGCTTTTCGTCAAATACGGCCTGATCACAATGCTTCAAGAGGACAAGGGATATCCTCAGCCAGATGCGTCCattgtcgtcttccagccatccaAGTACGCTATTTACGGTATCACGGAGCGGGGTCAGCGGGTTTGCGGTTGGATTGCGCGCGACAAGTCCCGTGAGACGTTCTATGACAACCGCGGTATGCCAAAGGATTCCAACAACGCTCGTTTGAAccacattcttcaagatcctgcTCTGCGACTGCTATTCCGTGAATTCCTGCGTTTCTCTCTTTGCGAAGAAAACCTGTCATTTTACCTCGATGTCTCGGAATTTACCGCTGCTTACCACAAGtcggagaagatgggtgCATTCAAGAAGGCCGACGCTGTCCGTGAAACGCTGGCTGCGGCATATGGTAAGCCACTCTTCATAGGGGATTCTGATTGGTTATACAGTTTTTGCTCACTTTCTTCCAGGTCTTTACAATGCTTTCCTTGCCCCCGGTTCTCCGTGCGAGCTCAATATCGATCACGCCCTGCGAAACAGCTTAGCGAGCCGTATGACAAAGGCTGTAGGTGATGACGAGTCCATGTTCAAAAGCCTTCAGGAGGTTGTGCAGTTGTTTGAGATGGCTCAAACATCTGTTTTCAAGTTAATGTCTAGTGTAAGTCCTTTTTCTTCCGATAACAGCTTGGTTAATCACAGTTCACTGATGAGGATCAGGACTCTGTTCCAAAGTTCCTACGTGATCCGAAATATGCGGTTGTCCTGCAGGAGCATGACGTCGACTTGATCGGTGCTCCAAGGGCTTACTCACCCACTCCGGCACCCGTTCCGGAGCGCTCAATGAGTCGTTCAGCACGTTCTTGAGCCGTGAGGAGAGAATATGTTCTGCGATTTTCATGACCGCGAATTCTTTGCAAGAGATGACTGCAGCTCTGCCAACGTTTTCGAGCCACGAAGGGTGTTATATCGTCCACCTTCCAGCACGCAAACTTATATTGGAATGGGCAAGGAGACTACTACGGCTCTTGAAGTCTCCGGATCATTTTGGCACGATTGAATCCCCCCGCTCCCACAGTATGGGAGCATTGAGGGCGAGGGCCGTTGATACGTCCCGAATTTTCTAACCTCGTTGTCCGTTACGCCCCTCCGACTCGAGTAACTCCGCCCTACTCCATATAAattttttcctttttcgtTTCACCGACGCTTGATACACGGTTGAGCTCAACGACAGCTCACGCTTTATGATAATCTTCATTTGTAATCAAGTCATCACGACGGATGAAAGATGTTACGATCTATGGATCATGTGATAGAGATGGCCGGAACTGGGGTGTTTGTAATATGctttcctttgtttgacCCTCGCATATTGAAGCTGAGGCTGAAACCCGACAGTTTTCCAGCATTAGAAAGGCGTTTTGTCCATTTACATCTGCCTGCATGCATGGCCGTACAGCCTgttattattttctttct of Aspergillus fumigatus Af293 chromosome 2, whole genome shotgun sequence contains these proteins:
- the flbA gene encoding developmental regulator FlbA — encoded protein: MPTISSTPLDQGSPPSSQHHHPSCHSHTSTTSVPVSSTPADIPSSSIISPLTSPAPTTSSTTTTANTTATTTTSFTGSVIGSISRRNRRSFAALAREKTSNALANLSAIGSTTSSSLRTSTSSGSLSKHSRKPSQISTHEIAGVSPLTPPLSDESTSSNQSSPACIETSEVESQQSLSGRRRHTLQRNSPISEQQLEAGFAALPSKMHQTSSRLLRMTEDDRPFTKDFMDLFSTLMVSLKLDSHRVRFTKYDHTFTSEEAINNLGSLKFSQSNRMPDPKDPSRIVTTTTTTTFSMAKEMARSVCQRFVDARFIEPVDGKALPIFPLKGALFQLTPKGINILQRFCQRNGITARHVIDVLESPRNTMQLVNLERDTETDKLSHDRATIEVIFRRFAGQDGPNVKSSISTSDSDSLSDYSNGLVGVKMAKERKINDKIYMNTFTGKAAVDWLMDCSTTIERRETVLIAELFVKYGLITMLQEDKGYPQPDASIVVFQPSKYAIYGITERGQRVCGWIARDKSRETFYDNRGMPKDSNNARLNHILQDPALRLLFREFLRFSLCEENLSFYLDVSEFTAAYHKSEKMGAFKKADAVRETLAAAYGLYNAFLAPGSPCELNIDHALRNSLASRMTKAVGDDESMFKSLQEVVQLFEMAQTSVFKLMSSDSVPKFLRDPKYAVVLQEHDVDLIGAPRAYSPTPAPVPERSMSRSARS